One genomic window of Struthio camelus isolate bStrCam1 chromosome 1, bStrCam1.hap1, whole genome shotgun sequence includes the following:
- the MED17 gene encoding mediator of RNA polymerase II transcription subunit 17 isoform X2, whose product MCVLYDVLSIVKDKKFMTLDPVVQDPLPPKQNPQFLQLISKKKSLAGAAQILLKGAERLSKSVAENQENKRQRDFNSELLRLRQHWKLRKVGDKILGDLSYRSAGSLFLHHGTFEVIKNTDIDLDKKIPEDYCPLDVQIPSDLEGSAYIKVSIQKQAPDIGDLGTVNLFKRPMPKSKPGSPHWQTKLETAQNVLLCKEIFAQLSREAVQIKSQIPHIVVKNQIISQPFPGLQLSISLCHSSNDKKSQKSASEKQNPEDHLYVLEHNLHQLIRECHKQTLSSTVMPHPASAPFGHKRMRLAGPQAFDKNDISSLQSNEGLLEKIIKQAKHIFLRRRTARTIDSLASRIEDPQIQAHWSNINDVYESSVKVLITSQGYEQICKSIQLQLNIGVEQIRVVHRDGRVITLSHQEQELQDFLLSQMSQHQVHAVQQLAKVMGWHVLSFSNHVGLGPVESIGNASAITVASPNGDYAISVRNGPESGSKVMVQFPRSQCKDLPKGDVLQDNKWNHLRGPFKEVQWNKMEGRNFVYKMELLMAALTPC is encoded by the exons AATCCCCAGTTTTTACAGTTGATCTCAAAAAAGAAGTCATTAGCTGGAGCTGCCCAAATCCTATTGAAAGGAGCAGAAAGATTATCCAAATCAGTTGCAGAAAACCAGGAAAATAAACGACAGAGAGACTTCAATTCTGAACTGCTGAGGCTGAGACAACACTGGAAGCTGAGAAAAGTGGGAGACAAAATTCTGGGTGACCTCAGCTACAGAAGTGCAG GTTCCCtttttcttcatcatggcacattCGAGGTGATAAAGAACACTGACATTGACCTGGATAAAAAGATACCTGAGGATTACTGTCCTCTGGATGTTCAAATTCCAAGTGATTTGGAGGGATCAGCCTATATAAAG GTTTCTATTCAGAAACAAGCTCCAGACATTGGTGACCTTGGGACAGTTAATCTGTTTAAAAGACCCATGCCAAAATCAAAACCAG GTTCTCCACACTGGCAGACAAAATTGGAGACTGCACAGAATGTTCTCTTATGTAAAGAAATTTTTGCCCAGCTGTCACGAGAAGCTGTTCAGATTAAATCACAAATTCCTCACATTGTTGTGAAGAATCAGATcatctcccagcctttcccag GTTTGCAGTTGTCTATTTCTTTGTGTCACTCTTCCAATgacaaaaaatcacaaaaatctgcttctgaaaaacagaatccAGAGGATCATCTCTATGTTCTGGAACATAACTTGCACCAGCTTATCAGAGAG TGTCACAAGCAAACCTTGAGCTCAACAGTGATGCCACATCCAGCTAGTGCACCTTTTGGCCATAAGAGAATGAGACTAGCAGGACCCCAGGCTTTTGATAAAAATGACATCAGTTCTTTACAGTCCAATGAAGGACTTCTGGAAAAGATAATAAAGCAGGCAAAACATATCTTTCTGAGACGCAG AACTGCTCGAACCATTGACAGCCTGGCCAGCCGTATTGAGGATCCTCAGATTCAGGCTCATTGGTCAAATATAAATGATGTTTATGAATCTAGTGTAAAAGTTCTAATAACTTCTCAAGGATATGAGCAGATATGCAA ATCCATTCAACTACAACTGAACATCGGAGTTGAACAGATCAGAGTAGTGCATAGAGATGGAAGAGTTATTACGTTGTCCCATCAAGAGCAAGAACTGCAGGATTTCCTTTTATCTCAG ATGTCACAGCACCAAGTacatgcagttcagcagctggcaAAAGTTATGGGATGGCACGTGCTGAGTTTCAGTAATCACGTTGGGCTGGGGCCGGTGGAGAGCATTGGCAATGCATCAGCAATAACTGTAGCATCACCAAATGGAGACTATGCCATTTCAG TACGTAATGGTCCTGAAAGTGGCAGCAAAGTTATGGTTCAGTTTCCACGGAGTCAATGCAAGGATCTCCCCAAAGGTGATGTACTGCAAGACAACAAATGGAATCATCTTCGGGGGCCATTCAAGGAAGTGCAGTGGAATAAAATGGAAGGGCGCAACTTTGTATATAAAATGGAACTCCTCATGGCTGCCCTAACTCCCTGCTAA